A stretch of DNA from Alphaproteobacteria bacterium:
TCAAAAGGAAAACCCCGCCGGAAATCCGACGGGGTTTGTCAGCGGTCTGAGGCCGCCCCGATGGGACGGCCTGTGTGCGGGCGCATGTCGCCCGCTTGTCACTGCAATCTACTACAGCAAATAACATGAATCAAGATAAAAATCCTATTATAGGATATCTCTATTCGCCCTCGCCGCCTCCAATCGACAGGCCCGGCGCGCTGCGCTAAGGATTCGGGGTATTGCCGTCGCCAACCGGATGCGAGACGCCGCCTTGCCGATGATCACCGACCAATCGCCTGTCGCATTTTCCGACGACTGGCCCGAAGCCGTCGAAGTTGTCGTGATCGGCGCCGAAGTCGCCGGCGAACAGACGAGCCGCAACTGGCGCGGTCTCGCCGAACAGACGGGGCAGGCGGACCGGCAGGCCGGCGAGGCCGGGCGCGACCTGGCCAGCTTGATTCACAAATCGACGTCCTTGGGAATCCCCGCGATTCGTCTAACTGCGGAAAGGCGCTAACGCGCTACAGAATGTCCCGTAACATCGCGACCAGCGGGATATCCGCCGCCGGCATCGGGTAGTCGCCAAGCCGGGCCGGGCGGACCCAGGTGAGTTCCTGCCCTTCGCGCGGCGCCGGGCGCCCTTTCCAGACACGGCAGACAAACAGCGGCATCAGCAGGTGAAAATCGTCATAGCTGTGGCTGGCGAAGGCAATCGGCGCCAGACAGCTTTGCCGCGTATCGATGCCGATTTCTTCGTGCAGTTCGCGGACCAGCGCGGCTTCGGGCGTCTCGCCGTCGTGCACCTTGCCGCCGGGGAATTCCCAGAGCCCCGCCATGGCCTTGCCCGGCGGACGGCGGGCGATCAGCACCCGGCCGTCCGGGTCGACCAGCGCCGCAGCGGCCACAAGGATAATCGGAAGATTCGCGCGGGGCGCATTACCGCCGGCATCCCAGCATCCGGACGGCATGTCACGCCCGTCGTTCAGGACCGGTAGTCCGCGTTGATTTCGATGTAGCCATGCGTCAGGTCGCAGGTCCAGACCCGCGCCTTGCCACGGCCGAGACCGATATCGACGCCGATATGCACTTCCTGTCCCTTGATATGCGCGGCCACCGGCGTTTCATCGTATCCGTCCACGACCTGCCCCTGCCGGGTGATCGGCACGCCGCCCATGGAAACAGACAGCCTGTCGCGGTCCGCCGGCTCGCCGGCCTTGCCGACCGCCATGACGATCCGGCCCCAGTTGGCGTCCTCGCCGGCAATCGCCGTCTTGACCAGCGGCGAATTCGCGATCGACAGGCCGATGCGCCGCGCCGAAGCCGCCGAAACGGCGCCCGCCACGTCGATGGTCACCAGCTTCTGGGCGCCTTCGCCATCGCGGACGATCTGGATGGCGAGGTCCGTCATGACCTCTTCCAGCGCGCGCCGGAATTCCTTCAGGTGTTTATCCCCCGCCGACGTTACCGCTGGATGCTTCGCGCCCCTGCCCGTGGCGCAGAACAGGACCGTGTCGCTGGTCGAGGTATCGCTGTCGACCGTGATACTGTTGAACGATTTGTCCGTCGCCGATTTCAGGACTGATTGCAGCACCTTCGCCGGAATTTTCGCATCGGTGAACAGGAATCCGAGCATCGTCGCCATGTCCGGCGCGATCATGCCGGAACCCTTGGCAAATCCCGCAATGGTCACCTCGGCATCGCCGATCTTTGCCTTCCGCACGGATCCCTTGGGGAAGGTATCCGTCGTCATGATGCCCCGCGCCGCCAGCTGCCATGAATTCGGCTTTACCGCCTTGAACAGCTTTGGCAGACGCTTTGCGATATGGTCCGGCGGTACCGGCTGGCCGATCACGCCCGTGGAGGCAACGAAGATTTCCTCCTTCTTGCATCCGGCCAGTTTTGCCGCGGCCTCGACCGTCGCGTCGACGACCCTGTCGCCGGCGATACCCGTGAAGGCGTTCGCATTGCCGGAATTGACGACGATGGCGCGGACCATGCCGCCCGGCAGGACCCTGCGGCACCAGTCAACCGGCGCGGACGGACATTTCGACGTCGTGAAGACGCCGGCGATGGTCGTGCCCGCCTCCAGGCAGGCCATCATCATGTCCTTCACCTTCGGGTCGGCTTTCAGACCGACATGCTGGCCCGTGATGGTAACGCCGGGAATTTCGGGTATCGATGGGAAACTGGCAGGTGCGAGTGGGGATTTTTTCAGCATTTCTGACCTGTTACGGATTCGGAGCAACCGTCGGCGCCGATTCCATCGGCGTGCCGTCGAGTTCAAACCGTTCCACATTAGCGCTTTCCATCAGCTTTGACATTACATCAATTGCGACGTTGCGGCCGGCGCGCTGCATCAGCTGCGGCTTCATCTCCTCAAAGCTCGGCGGTTCGTTCGTCCGGCGCTCGACGACCTGAATGACATGGTAGCCGAAGCGCGTCTTCACCGGCGCCTTGCTGATCTCTCCGGCCTTCATGGCAAAGGCGGCATCGGCGAACGGCTTCACCATATCTTCCCTCTTGAAGAATCCCAGGTCGCCGCCGTTCGGCGCGCTGGGCCCGGTCGAAAATTCCTTCGCCGCGTCCTCGAAATCCTTGCCGGCGGCAAGATGGCCGATAACGTTCGTGGCGTCGGTTTCGGTTTTCAGCAGGATATGCCGCGCATGGACCTGTTCCGTGGGCGGGTTTTGCGCCAGGAACGCCTTGTACTGGTTTTCCAGAAAATCGGGCGCCATATTCTGTTCGATCAGCCGGTTCAGGTAGAATTCCCCTATCACCGCATCTTCCAGATACTTCATGCGGGCGATAACGTCCGGATCCTTCGCCATATTCTTCTTGCGACCTTCCGTCACCAGCAACTGCTGCTGAATGATCCGGTCGAGCAGGCGCGGATATATCGCCTCAAGCCCGCCCTGCTGCTTGATCGAGTCCGGCAAGCTTTCGTATTCACGCAATACCGTACTGCGCATGATCTTTTGCCCGTCAACGACAGCGACGGGAATATCCGGTTCCGTCTGTGCGACCGAGAGTCCCGGAACGGCCGTCGCGGGCAACAAAATGGCAAGAACTGCGAGGGCATGGGACAGGCGGGGCATCGACAATCTCCTTCAGGGGTACGGGGCGTAGACGCCCCGCGTAGTTGTGTAATGGCATAAACCATATCCTCCTGGAACAGACAAGGCAGCACGAATGTCGCGTCTTCGCGGCGTTGACAGTCGATGCAGGGGACCTTATTTGACAAGCCTAGTATGCCGCGATTCGCGGCTACGGGTCCGCCAAACGGCTTGGGGGGCTCTCAATCTGTAACTCCGGATTCGAGGTTCTTATGATCGGCGGCATGCTCCGACGGGTATTTGGAACCCCAAACGACAGATTTATCAAGTCGTTACAAGGAATTGTCGACGCTATCGGCGCGGCGGAGCCGGACGTGGCGGCGCTTAGCGACGATGCGCTACGGGCGCGAAGCGACGTATTCCGGAAACGGTTGGCTGATGGCGAAACGCTGGACGACATCCTGGTCGACGCCTTCGCAACAATTCGTGAAGCCGCCAAACGGACGCTTGGACAGCGGCATTTCGACACGCAGCTGATCGGCGGCATGGTGCTGCATCAGGGCAAGATCGCAGAAATGAAAACCGGCGAAGGCAAGACTCTGGTCGCTACCCTCGCGGTCTACCTCAACGCGCTGGAGGGCAAGGGCGTTCATGTCGTCACCGTGAACGACTATCTGGCCAGCCGCGATTCGGAATGGATGGGCCAGATCTATAAATTTCTGGGCCTCACGGTCGGATGTATCGTGCACGGCCTGAACGACGACCAGCGGCGCGAACAATACGCCGCCGACGTGACCTATGGCACGAACAACGAATTCGGTTTCGACTATCTGCGCGACAACATGAAATTCTCTCTGGACGAAATGGTCCAGCGCGACTTCAACTTCGCGATCGTCGATGAGGTCGATTCCATTCTGATTGACGAAGCGCGCACGCCGCTGATCATTTCGGGTCCGACCGACGATTTTTCCGAAATGTACCACAAGATCGACAAGCTGATTCCAAAGCTGACGGCGGAGGACTACGAAAAAGAGGAAAAACAGCGCAACGTCACGCTGACCGAAGCCGGCACGGAGCATATCGAACAACTGCTGGTGGACGAGGGCATCATCGAATCCGGCAATCTGTACGACCCGCAGAACATTTCGGTCGTCCATCACGTCAACCAGGCGCTGCGGGCGCATACCCTGTTCCAGGCCGACAAGGATTACATCGTCGCCAACGACAAGGTCGTCATCATTGATGAATTCACCGGCCGCATGATGGAGGGCCGGCGCTTTTCCGAAGGGCTGCACCAGGCGCTGGAAGCGAAGGAAGGCGTCACGGTCCAGCAGGAAAACCAGACGCTGGCCTCGATCACCTTCCAGAACTACTTCCGGCTTTACCCGAAGCTTTC
This window harbors:
- a CDS encoding (deoxy)nucleoside triphosphate pyrophosphohydrolase encodes the protein MPSGCWDAGGNAPRANLPIILVAAAALVDPDGRVLIARRPPGKAMAGLWEFPGGKVHDGETPEAALVRELHEEIGIDTRQSCLAPIAFASHSYDDFHLLMPLFVCRVWKGRPAPREGQELTWVRPARLGDYPMPAADIPLVAMLRDIL
- the argJ gene encoding bifunctional glutamate N-acetyltransferase/amino-acid acetyltransferase ArgJ, with the translated sequence MLKKSPLAPASFPSIPEIPGVTITGQHVGLKADPKVKDMMMACLEAGTTIAGVFTTSKCPSAPVDWCRRVLPGGMVRAIVVNSGNANAFTGIAGDRVVDATVEAAAKLAGCKKEEIFVASTGVIGQPVPPDHIAKRLPKLFKAVKPNSWQLAARGIMTTDTFPKGSVRKAKIGDAEVTIAGFAKGSGMIAPDMATMLGFLFTDAKIPAKVLQSVLKSATDKSFNSITVDSDTSTSDTVLFCATGRGAKHPAVTSAGDKHLKEFRRALEEVMTDLAIQIVRDGEGAQKLVTIDVAGAVSAASARRIGLSIANSPLVKTAIAGEDANWGRIVMAVGKAGEPADRDRLSVSMGGVPITRQGQVVDGYDETPVAAHIKGQEVHIGVDIGLGRGKARVWTCDLTHGYIEINADYRS
- a CDS encoding peptidylprolyl isomerase — translated: MPRLSHALAVLAILLPATAVPGLSVAQTEPDIPVAVVDGQKIMRSTVLREYESLPDSIKQQGGLEAIYPRLLDRIIQQQLLVTEGRKKNMAKDPDVIARMKYLEDAVIGEFYLNRLIEQNMAPDFLENQYKAFLAQNPPTEQVHARHILLKTETDATNVIGHLAAGKDFEDAAKEFSTGPSAPNGGDLGFFKREDMVKPFADAAFAMKAGEISKAPVKTRFGYHVIQVVERRTNEPPSFEEMKPQLMQRAGRNVAIDVMSKLMESANVERFELDGTPMESAPTVAPNP